Proteins from a genomic interval of Pseudoalteromonas sp. MEBiC 03607:
- a CDS encoding HAMP domain-containing sensor histidine kinase — translation MSNKLSLEQRVRRYFYMVIAVLLTLGIALSLSLKLDWFASISLLLPFIGISAFALIKSYRVITDVVERFGLQLDALANDESNSWHLASYQSGRVAALKQDFAKLSNKIAKNKRHYMQTEEFVFEFASMLDLPIVILDPHGLIYFSNKAFKNSINHHQIEGKSASDLGIALHDGEWQQNSDSLFKQRFQISSQTFWRTGRNFELLTFFSIEQQLRDNEQLVWQRLIRVLNHEVRNSLTPIYSMSQSLQTLKRQGQISSHDDLAQDMLQVIEKRAQHLLDFVASYSAFAKLPPAQKQVISSEQLNTRLSAIFPELVINSSEELHFNADLGQLEQALINLIKNAFEAGSNSAPTLTWSRQGNNLSIAISDQGCGIQNSDNLFVPFYSTKANGTGIGLVITRELVRNQGFELSINSKPQQGTQATITVPS, via the coding sequence ATGAGTAACAAGTTGTCGTTAGAGCAGCGTGTTCGACGCTATTTTTATATGGTTATAGCGGTGCTATTAACGCTTGGTATTGCCCTTTCGCTCAGCTTAAAACTAGATTGGTTTGCCAGTATCAGTCTATTATTGCCGTTTATCGGGATAAGCGCTTTTGCTTTAATTAAAAGCTACCGTGTGATCACCGATGTGGTTGAACGCTTTGGTCTGCAACTAGATGCACTGGCAAATGACGAAAGTAATAGTTGGCATTTAGCGTCTTATCAAAGTGGGCGAGTCGCAGCACTTAAACAAGATTTTGCCAAGCTCAGCAATAAAATAGCCAAGAACAAACGCCATTACATGCAAACAGAAGAGTTTGTTTTTGAGTTTGCCAGCATGCTGGACTTACCCATCGTTATCCTAGACCCCCATGGCTTGATTTACTTTAGTAATAAGGCGTTTAAAAACAGTATTAACCATCACCAGATTGAAGGTAAATCGGCCAGCGACTTAGGCATTGCCCTGCATGATGGCGAGTGGCAACAAAACAGTGACTCACTGTTTAAACAACGCTTTCAAATCTCATCGCAGACTTTTTGGCGGACTGGCAGAAACTTTGAATTACTAACCTTCTTTTCAATTGAGCAACAGCTTCGCGATAATGAACAACTTGTTTGGCAACGGTTAATTCGAGTGTTAAATCATGAAGTGCGTAACTCACTCACGCCGATTTATTCAATGAGTCAGTCATTGCAAACCCTTAAACGCCAAGGGCAAATTAGCAGTCACGATGATCTCGCCCAAGATATGCTGCAAGTAATAGAAAAACGCGCTCAGCACTTGCTTGATTTTGTGGCCAGTTACAGTGCGTTTGCCAAGCTACCACCCGCACAAAAACAGGTAATCAGTAGCGAGCAATTAAACACTCGCTTAAGCGCTATCTTTCCTGAACTAGTGATAAATAGCAGCGAAGAGTTACATTTTAATGCCGACCTAGGTCAGCTAGAACAAGCGTTAATCAACTTGATAAAAAATGCCTTTGAAGCAGGTAGCAATTCAGCCCCTACCCTCACTTGGTCAAGACAAGGTAATAACTTAAGTATTGCAATTAGCGACCAAGGTTGTGGCATTCAAAACTCCGATAACTTGTTCGTGCCATTTTACTCAACCAAGGCAAATGGCACAGGTATAGGGCTGGTGATCACCCGAGAACTTGTGCGCAACCAAGGTTTTGAGTTATCGATAAACTCAAAACCCCAGCAAGGCACACAAGCTACAATTACTGTGCCCAGCTAA
- a CDS encoding DUF2569 domain-containing protein, with amino-acid sequence MEEAKQQKQIETPVAKSSVNDDLVGIKGWLILVAIGVVNSSFRVFIESINTFKPIFTTEMWQRLTSQFGDMYHPLWEPLLIIEMAFNAALFLASLYLIVLFFKHKKAFVSWYLAILFGGLAFIALDAYAVSLIVPDVDVFDDEMKTMIFRGLIQAVIWGPYMLLSKRVKATFVK; translated from the coding sequence ATGGAAGAAGCAAAACAACAAAAACAAATCGAAACACCAGTAGCTAAAAGCTCCGTAAATGATGACTTAGTTGGCATAAAAGGTTGGCTCATTCTTGTGGCTATAGGTGTGGTGAACAGCTCTTTTAGAGTATTTATCGAATCAATAAATACCTTTAAACCCATTTTTACGACTGAGATGTGGCAACGTTTAACGTCGCAATTTGGTGATATGTATCATCCGCTTTGGGAGCCTTTACTAATCATTGAAATGGCTTTTAATGCAGCATTATTTTTAGCTTCGCTTTATTTAATCGTGTTGTTTTTTAAGCATAAGAAAGCATTTGTAAGTTGGTACTTAGCGATATTATTTGGTGGATTAGCGTTTATTGCTCTCGATGCTTATGCGGTTAGTTTAATTGTGCCTGATGTCGACGTGTTCGACGATGAAATGAAAACGATGATTTTCAGAGGGCTTATTCAAGCTGTGATCTGGGGACCTTATATGCTTTTATCTAAGCGTGTGAAAGCCACATTTGTAAAATAA
- a CDS encoding DUF547 domain-containing protein codes for MKNAIKPIVLATSLILVTACNSTAPINKTATTAINQEKFSQFHQYDEKSNITLEYTDYGQILNASVIDLGMSDRYRISSNTSQIGTRLSSNPKPSTATEANRFYYDSYRKNPQMKQDLQIVQENMADLPNKVNLSNLPKSELLAYWLNLYNVTVLNELVQQYPVKNLTRLLNEEPSFFDKPRFNFNGNQYSLNDIEYNIVAPLFNNDPLLMYGYYRGYIGGPNLLDHPYTAKNVFAALTTNAVQFVNSNRGSVIGNHSTRVSSLYLEKKNYFPNFEEDLADHLQSLVIQEPDKDQVVQNLSFSIDNYDITDILGSDIEYGGGNAIVADPSIVAMGWDTTFMTYGDNLTKEVGHVSPLRREILQKITQKYYEVNSRVEIKDLPAKEPEDK; via the coding sequence ATGAAAAACGCCATAAAACCCATCGTATTAGCAACATCACTAATTCTAGTTACAGCCTGTAATTCAACGGCACCGATTAATAAAACAGCAACCACAGCCATAAACCAAGAGAAGTTTAGCCAATTTCATCAGTATGATGAAAAATCAAACATCACCCTTGAGTATACCGACTACGGGCAAATATTAAATGCATCAGTGATTGATTTGGGGATGTCAGACCGCTACCGTATTTCAAGTAATACGAGCCAAATAGGCACGCGGTTATCATCAAACCCAAAACCGTCTACCGCGACAGAAGCAAACCGCTTTTATTATGATTCGTACAGAAAGAATCCTCAGATGAAGCAAGATTTGCAAATAGTGCAAGAAAATATGGCCGACCTGCCAAACAAGGTGAATTTAAGTAACTTACCAAAATCTGAACTACTCGCTTACTGGCTCAACCTCTATAACGTGACAGTACTCAATGAACTAGTTCAGCAATACCCTGTTAAAAACCTAACGAGGCTATTAAACGAAGAGCCAAGCTTTTTTGATAAGCCGCGCTTTAACTTTAATGGTAACCAGTATTCATTAAACGATATTGAATACAACATTGTTGCACCGCTATTTAACAATGACCCGCTATTAATGTACGGCTACTACCGTGGCTACATTGGCGGCCCAAATTTACTTGACCACCCATATACAGCGAAAAATGTGTTTGCAGCCCTGACCACCAATGCAGTGCAATTTGTTAATTCAAACCGTGGTAGTGTGATAGGTAACCATAGCACTCGTGTTTCTTCTTTATACCTTGAAAAGAAAAACTATTTTCCTAACTTTGAAGAAGACTTAGCTGACCACCTTCAATCGTTAGTTATCCAAGAACCAGATAAAGACCAAGTTGTGCAAAACCTCTCTTTTAGTATCGATAACTACGATATTACCGACATTCTAGGTAGCGATATTGAATACGGTGGAGGTAATGCGATAGTCGCCGATCCAAGTATTGTGGCAATGGGTTGGGATACAACCTTTATGACCTATGGTGATAACTTAACCAAAGAAGTCGGCCATGTAAGCCCGTTACGCCGCGAGATTTTGCAAAAAATCACGCAAAAATACTATGAAGTAAATAGCCGCGTTGAAATAAAAGACTTACCCGCTAAAGAGCCTGAAGATAAATAA
- a CDS encoding DUF547 domain-containing protein: protein MKNAIKPIALAMSLILVTACNSTAPINKTATTAINQEKFSQFHQYNENSNITLEYTGYGQILSASVIDLGMSDRYRITSHTTAIGTRLSSNPKPSTATEANRFYYDSYKENPKMKQALQVIQKNMADLPNKINLSNLPKSELLAYWLNLYNLTVLNELVQQYPIKNLMRLLNEEPSFFDKPRFNFNGNQYSLNDIEYNIVAPLFNNDPLLMYGYYRGYIGSPNLLDHPYTAKNVFTALTNNAVQFVNSNRGSVIDTHSTRVSSLYLEKKNYFPNFEEDLTDHLQSLVIQEPDKDQVVQNLSFSIDNYDITDILGSDIPYGGGNAVVIDPSIVAVGWDTAFTTYSDNSSKVIGQVSPLRREILKKITQKYYEVNSRVEITDLPNKEGTEN, encoded by the coding sequence ATGAAAAACGCCATAAAACCCATCGCATTAGCAATGTCACTCATTTTGGTAACGGCCTGTAATTCAACGGCTCCTATTAATAAAACAGCCACCACAGCAATTAACCAAGAAAAATTTAGCCAATTTCATCAATATAATGAAAACTCAAATATCACACTTGAGTATACCGGCTATGGTCAAATATTAAGTGCTTCGGTAATTGATTTAGGCATGTCTGACCGCTACCGCATCACCTCACACACCACTGCTATAGGTACACGGTTGTCATCTAACCCTAAACCTTCAACAGCAACAGAAGCAAACCGCTTTTATTATGATTCTTATAAAGAAAACCCTAAAATGAAGCAAGCTTTGCAGGTTATACAAAAAAATATGGCCGACCTGCCAAACAAAATTAATTTAAGTAACTTACCAAAATCAGAGTTACTCGCTTACTGGCTTAACCTCTATAACTTGACAGTACTCAATGAGCTAGTTCAGCAATACCCTATTAAAAACCTAATGAGGCTATTAAACGAAGAACCAAGTTTTTTTGATAAGCCGCGTTTTAACTTTAATGGTAACCAGTATTCATTGAACGATATAGAGTACAACATTGTTGCACCGCTATTTAACAATGACCCGCTATTAATGTACGGCTACTATCGCGGCTACATTGGCAGCCCAAATTTACTTGACCACCCATATACAGCAAAAAATGTATTTACCGCTCTGACTAACAATGCTGTGCAATTTGTAAATTCAAATCGAGGCAGTGTTATTGATACTCATAGCACACGTGTTTCTTCTTTGTACCTTGAAAAGAAAAACTATTTTCCTAACTTTGAAGAAGACTTAACTGACCATCTTCAATCATTAGTGATTCAAGAACCAGATAAAGACCAAGTTGTGCAAAACCTCTCTTTCAGTATCGATAATTACGATATTACCGATATTTTAGGTAGTGATATTCCATACGGTGGCGGTAATGCAGTCGTTATCGATCCAAGTATTGTGGCAGTTGGTTGGGATACGGCCTTTACGACCTATAGTGATAATTCAAGTAAAGTAATAGGTCAGGTAAGCCCACTGCGCCGCGAGATTTTGAAAAAAATCACGCAAAAATACTATGAAGTAAATAGCCGCGTTGAAATCACAGATTTACCTAATAAAGAAGGCACTGAAAACTAG
- a CDS encoding DUF3857 domain-containing transglutaminase family protein encodes MHLQLQLLTVFLFFVSCFAAAEDYQVAPAANWVKHHELLTPEIPRDQVRDGTFYLMLDTQLQVSEQAPQQRFNRTVMQAVNQSGVDYISQLNIDFDPNYQSLTLNSLGIIRDGQYIDKLNSAELQVLQRETDLASRIYNGTLSLNVIIDDMRVMDILDYSYTVSGSNPVYQHFSTMRTLNWSVPIVQQFMRVQWQKPSPLYINFINGESPVTKTKLDTGFDYQISQYNEPTLSSASEVPHWYSPYKEVYFSEVNNWQEVVNWSLPLYQSAIEVSPAIETIARQIKFQHADLESQIVAALRFSQDEVRYLGLEMGTNSHQPTPASETLALRYGDCKDKTVLLISLLKALGVEAHPALVNTEDRKRTASLPVSPSLFDHVIVTLEHHGKRYWLDPTISYQRGDLAHLAQPNYDVALIIKQGETGFTDMFTEPALKRIQVFDNYQIPEGIDEPVNFSTQYKYGDFEAISRRSSIAKNSLKSVEDDYREYYQDTYKGLQTAKPMLVESPKDTGQLITNEYYTIDDFWRPEGNDFQNDFYASEIQNSVYKPEQRERNNAPMWFRYPNNIETTIKITFTDTNWQFDDEQVTVDNPFFHLEKRVTFKDSVLTLYFDYSAKQDHIPADQIDLYLSERKKLNNATHFGIIKYGTNSSTTTPADDETNWYSVFILSYLAAIIFFIAAWRFEVRKRPEFEGAQFYPVSNSKFYLYSLFSLGIFINYWSYRNWKFIKQQQNSHIMPIARGIFAPLFFFALFLQLIKHSEQTFNKNKILPTAVAFVIWLMIIVCEIASSLGDYGMWLFLIIPLLWLPIVNYIQNLNQSKDALDYNSKWRARQLLISVFATPLLLYGLIAELYLLPNSTIVTGDKLWSYQVNFLKRKEIIPANENVHYFYSDAFFDFKTDGNGITENTIFSYWENEQGVLEKDQRLFSDIKELNVDYAKSALSTTTLTVIDHDGDEMLLFLSHEDDLDKKFVAEVERLIKANSPATEQNAD; translated from the coding sequence ATGCACTTACAACTTCAGCTACTGACTGTTTTTTTATTCTTTGTGAGCTGTTTTGCAGCCGCTGAAGATTATCAGGTTGCGCCTGCAGCTAACTGGGTAAAACACCATGAGTTACTTACCCCAGAGATTCCTCGAGACCAAGTACGAGACGGGACTTTCTACCTTATGCTCGACACTCAGCTTCAGGTATCTGAGCAAGCCCCACAGCAACGCTTTAATCGTACTGTAATGCAAGCGGTCAATCAGTCTGGGGTTGATTATATAAGCCAGCTGAATATTGATTTTGACCCAAACTATCAATCTCTTACGCTAAATAGTTTAGGCATTATTCGTGACGGTCAATATATAGATAAACTAAATAGTGCCGAGCTACAGGTATTACAGCGCGAGACCGACTTAGCAAGTCGTATATACAATGGCACCTTAAGCCTAAATGTCATTATTGATGATATGCGGGTAATGGATATTTTAGATTACAGCTATACGGTTTCGGGCAGTAACCCGGTTTATCAACACTTCAGCACCATGCGTACACTGAACTGGTCGGTGCCGATAGTGCAGCAATTTATGCGGGTACAGTGGCAAAAGCCTTCGCCCTTATATATCAACTTTATAAATGGTGAGTCGCCAGTTACTAAAACCAAGCTAGATACGGGTTTTGACTACCAAATTAGCCAATACAATGAGCCGACCCTTAGCTCTGCAAGCGAAGTACCGCATTGGTATTCGCCTTACAAAGAGGTGTATTTTTCTGAAGTAAATAATTGGCAAGAGGTAGTCAATTGGTCGTTACCTTTGTACCAATCTGCCATCGAAGTGAGCCCTGCTATTGAAACAATTGCTCGTCAAATTAAGTTTCAACATGCCGATTTAGAGTCTCAAATTGTCGCAGCCCTGCGCTTTAGCCAAGACGAAGTACGTTATTTGGGCCTAGAAATGGGCACCAACTCGCACCAGCCTACTCCTGCATCAGAAACCTTGGCACTGCGCTATGGCGACTGTAAAGACAAAACCGTCTTGCTCATTTCTTTACTTAAAGCGCTCGGCGTAGAGGCTCATCCAGCTTTAGTTAACACCGAAGACAGAAAGCGTACTGCTAGCTTACCTGTCTCCCCTAGTTTATTTGACCATGTCATTGTCACCTTAGAGCACCATGGTAAACGCTATTGGCTTGATCCGACCATTTCGTACCAGCGCGGCGATTTAGCACATTTAGCTCAACCGAACTACGATGTAGCGTTAATAATTAAGCAAGGTGAGACAGGCTTTACTGATATGTTCACAGAGCCTGCCCTAAAACGCATACAGGTTTTTGATAATTATCAGATCCCAGAAGGTATTGATGAGCCAGTTAATTTCTCAACTCAATATAAATACGGCGACTTTGAAGCAATTAGCCGCCGCAGTTCAATCGCTAAAAACAGCTTAAAAAGCGTAGAAGATGATTACCGCGAATATTATCAAGATACCTACAAAGGCTTACAAACAGCCAAACCTATGCTGGTTGAATCTCCAAAGGACACCGGTCAGCTAATTACCAATGAGTATTATACTATTGATGACTTTTGGCGACCTGAGGGTAATGATTTTCAAAACGACTTTTACGCCAGTGAAATTCAAAATTCAGTTTACAAGCCGGAACAGCGAGAGCGTAACAATGCACCAATGTGGTTTCGTTACCCAAATAATATCGAAACAACCATAAAGATTACGTTCACGGATACTAATTGGCAGTTTGATGATGAGCAGGTCACAGTCGACAACCCATTTTTTCATCTCGAGAAACGCGTGACATTTAAAGATTCTGTGTTGACCTTATACTTTGATTACAGTGCTAAGCAGGATCATATTCCAGCCGATCAAATAGACCTTTACCTAAGCGAGCGTAAAAAACTCAATAACGCGACCCATTTCGGCATCATTAAATACGGCACAAATAGCTCAACAACCACTCCAGCGGATGACGAAACCAACTGGTATAGCGTTTTTATTTTAAGTTACTTGGCGGCAATCATCTTTTTCATCGCAGCTTGGCGTTTTGAAGTTCGAAAACGTCCAGAATTTGAAGGTGCGCAGTTTTACCCTGTAAGCAACAGTAAATTTTACCTTTATAGCTTATTCAGCTTGGGCATATTTATTAATTACTGGAGTTATCGCAATTGGAAGTTTATTAAGCAGCAACAAAACAGCCATATTATGCCCATTGCCCGAGGTATTTTTGCGCCTTTATTCTTTTTTGCGCTGTTTCTTCAACTTATAAAACATAGCGAACAAACCTTTAACAAAAATAAAATATTGCCAACTGCGGTTGCTTTTGTAATTTGGCTAATGATTATTGTATGTGAAATAGCAAGTTCACTAGGTGACTATGGTATGTGGCTATTCTTAATCATCCCTTTATTGTGGCTACCAATTGTTAACTACATTCAAAACCTTAACCAATCTAAAGATGCGTTAGATTACAACTCAAAATGGCGTGCAAGACAGCTGCTAATTTCTGTATTCGCGACGCCTTTACTACTTTATGGGCTAATTGCTGAATTATACTTATTGCCAAATTCAACCATAGTAACAGGTGACAAACTTTGGTCTTATCAAGTTAACTTTCTAAAAAGAAAAGAAATAATTCCTGCCAACGAGAATGTGCACTATTTTTATAGTGACGCATTTTTCGATTTTAAAACTGATGGAAACGGCATCACAGAAAACACTATTTTTAGTTACTGGGAAAATGAGCAAGGTGTGCTCGAAAAAGATCAGCGCCTCTTTAGTGACATTAAAGAACTCAACGTTGATTATGCTAAAAGCGCCCTATCAACCACCACGCTAACGGTCATTGACCACGATGGTGATGAAATGCTGTTATTTTTGAGCCATGAGGATGACTTAGATAAGAAGTTTGTCGCTGAGGTAGAGCGCTTAATTAAAGCTAATAGCCCAGCAACTGAGCAAAACGCAGATTAA